In the Topomyia yanbarensis strain Yona2022 chromosome 3, ASM3024719v1, whole genome shotgun sequence genome, one interval contains:
- the LOC131688368 gene encoding uncharacterized protein LOC131688368 produces MGNKLSPLLANVFLSDFEVALGTEKLFPRVWRRYVYDIFAVVKERYLTQTLDLLNSRHSTIKFTVEKEIEGKLPFLDLMITRIADNKLKFGVYRKPTSTDRYITSDSNHFGAQKQAAFHSMAHHRQNATTLEQDKKQERRICLPFYHKITNPVQTALKQHGYQVAYKSGNTLKDLLCNLKDKVPTDQKSGIYQIPCKDCPAVYIGQTRRKFKVRIREHKHAVDHERGNDSSAAAYTIAHNHTIDWDSAKLVKTVRKAAHLNAWESMYIANAEHVLMNEDDAPISSPLFHLTNLKIQ; encoded by the coding sequence ATGGGAAACAAGCTTTCGCCTCTACTAGCAAACGTTTTCTTGAGCGATTTCGAGGTAGCTTTAGGCACAGAAAAGCTCTTCCCTCGAGTTTGGAGACGTTACGTGTACGACATTTTCGCAGTCGTGAAAGAACGCTACCTAACGCAGACCCTTGACCTATTGAACTCCCGTCACAGCACAATAAAGTTTACGGTAGAGAAGGAAATAGAAGGGAAATTGCCATTCCTAGACCTGATGATAACCAGGATAGCGGACAACAAACTAAAATTCGGGGTCTACCGTAAACCGACATCCACAGACAGATACATAACGTCCGACTCTAATCATTTCGGCGCTCAAAAACAAGCAGCCTTCCATTCCATGGCCCATCACAGACAAAACGCGACAACGTTAGAGCAGGACAAAAAACAGGAACGTAGAATCTGCTTGCCGTTTTACCACAAAATTACTAACCCCGTTCAAACCGCCCTAAAACAGCATGGTTACCAAGTCGCATACAAAAGTGGTAACACCTTGAAAGACCTCTTGTGTAATCTAAAAGACAAGGTTCCAACCGATCAAAAATCGGGGATCTACCAAATCCCCTGTAAAGATTGCCCCGCAGTATATATTGGACAAACTCGCCGAAAGTTCAAAGTCCGCATTCGAGAACATAAACATGCTGTCGACCACGAAAGAGGCAACGACTCCAGTGCGGCAGCATACACTATAGCCCACAATCACACCATAGACTGGGACAGTGCGAAACTCGTGAAAACTGTACGGAAAGCTGCACACCTGAACGCATGGGAATCAATGTACATAGCCAATGCTGAACACGTGCTTATGAACGAGGACGACGCGCCAATATCATCACCCCTTTTCCACTTGACAAACCTGAAAATTCagtga
- the LOC131689970 gene encoding uncharacterized protein LOC131689970: MILNILRWLPGACGSIGPALIPPAHIAVLWYFWQNYSRYVDKRFCSCSCWDTVFKGTYESGIASYKHMYFNATQNTMKMWLLIVIGVISLYECTKYLTQLMLQNRVRYTMILLFMLSIFSHYYAWWAYLNYYNDEYYNQWNHQLFFTITELISTSFVLHLANVDNSVTSRKTLAIVGIAILHILASGVDQFISNVFRGEGYPHQVVRDLGFMIPDVMHLLIPLWLLRQTRKESFSTRPFYRDRNLRRDVALMFFVVTVLFTICSFL, from the exons ATGATCTTGAACATCCTCCGTTGGCTGCCAGGGGCTTGCGGTAGCATTGGTCCTGCCTTAATTCCCCCGGCGCACATAGCTGTACTCTGGTACTTCTGGCAGAACTATTCCCGATACGTGGACAAGCGGTTCTGCTCCTGCTCCTGCTGGGATACGGTCTTCAAGG GAACCTACGAATCCGGCATCGCTTCCTATAAGCACATGTATTTCAACGCCACCCAGAACACGATGAAAATGTGGCTGCTGATCGTTATCGGAGTGATATCCCTGTACGAATGTACCAAATACCTGACACAACTGATGCTACAGAACCGAGTCCGGTACACGATGATCTTGCTGTTTATGTTGTCCATTTTCTCCCACTATTACGCGTGGTGGGCCTATCTTAACTATTACAACGACGAGTATTACAATCAGTGGAACCATCAGCTGTTCTTTACG ATCACTGAACTCATATCAACCAGCTTCGTGCTGCATCTGGCTAACGTAGATAACTCGGTGACATCCCGCAAAACGCTAGCCATCGTTGGGATCGCAATTCTGCACATCCTAGCTAGTGGAGTGGATCAGTTCATATCAAACGTGTTTAGGGGGGAAGGATACCCACATCAG GTGGTCCGCGATCTTGGCTTCATGATCCCGGACGTGATGCATCTGCTCATTCCACTGTGGCTGCTGCGACAGACACGAAAGGAAAGTTTCAGCACCCGGCCGTTCTACCGGGACCGAAATCTTCGGCGGGACGTGGCACTCATGTTCTTCGTGGTAACAGTATTATTTACGATTTGCTCGTTTCTCTAA